The Candidatus Limnocylindrales bacterium genome includes a window with the following:
- a CDS encoding TadE/TadG family type IV pilus assembly protein has translation MLRTQDREKGASAIEFALAMPIVFLVLFGVFEFGLALWYQQELTSAVREGARKGVVMATPRKTSTEITDAVKAYMTSVGLSNTSRTVTCTNNCPCTAAGQTLTVTATYPSSFQVVSNLTKLFYGSSTVNASKTLSATVSMQCE, from the coding sequence ATGTTACGGACCCAAGATCGCGAGAAAGGGGCTTCTGCGATCGAGTTCGCCCTGGCGATGCCGATCGTTTTCCTGGTTCTGTTCGGGGTCTTCGAGTTCGGGCTCGCGCTCTGGTATCAGCAGGAGCTTACCAGTGCGGTTCGTGAAGGAGCTCGCAAGGGAGTCGTGATGGCCACGCCGCGAAAGACGTCGACGGAGATCACGGATGCGGTCAAGGCGTATATGACCAGTGTCGGATTGAGCAATACTTCGCGGACCGTCACGTGCACCAACAATTGTCCGTGTACGGCCGCGGGCCAGACATTGACCGTGACGGCGACCTATCCATCGAGCTTTCAGGTCGTCTCGAATCTGACGAAGCTTTTTTACGGTAGCTCGACGGTCAATGCGTCCAAGACGCTTTCCGCCACGGTGTCGATGCAGTGTGAATAG
- a CDS encoding Tad domain-containing protein has product MNSLNNISREKGATTIFMAVVLVAIIGIAAFAVDIGYGLVVKTQLQNVADTGTLAGTRELALIYQQQDGWSTTDSYKYHYLTDSEQSRVAAKVNSFSQLNKAGGVAITIRTNDDIIWGKFNKENGELEPTTPARTGVTGIKVTARRDQNVNGVLATGLGRVLGINSLSVQASSASTLSSLRKVPSGKLGIPVGISKFWFTARNSPCGKHDTAGHGIRLYPTGPQTGETITNSQSCAGWHTYTEQPASAAKLKSILTDLKSGSYVSPPVEANVDSFQFTGGAVATAFNNMKLLYETSKNSSGTWTTIVPVYEAADCANPQGAIKIVGFATAYIYSVTTSPANTIDATIDCNIVDFGEGGGDDYGTLVGSPGMVQ; this is encoded by the coding sequence ATGAACAGCCTAAACAACATCAGCCGGGAGAAGGGCGCGACGACGATCTTCATGGCGGTCGTCCTCGTCGCCATCATCGGTATCGCAGCGTTCGCGGTCGACATCGGTTATGGACTGGTGGTCAAGACCCAGCTCCAGAACGTTGCCGATACCGGGACGCTGGCCGGCACTCGCGAGCTGGCATTGATCTACCAGCAGCAGGATGGCTGGTCGACGACCGACTCCTACAAGTACCACTACCTGACGGATTCGGAGCAGTCTCGCGTCGCCGCCAAAGTGAACTCGTTCAGCCAGCTCAACAAGGCTGGAGGTGTCGCGATCACGATTCGAACCAACGACGACATCATCTGGGGCAAGTTCAACAAGGAGAACGGTGAGCTCGAGCCGACTACTCCTGCGCGAACCGGCGTTACCGGAATCAAGGTTACCGCGCGTCGCGACCAGAACGTCAACGGTGTTCTCGCCACCGGTCTTGGCCGGGTTCTCGGAATCAACAGCCTTTCGGTCCAGGCATCGTCTGCATCGACGCTGTCTTCGCTGAGGAAGGTGCCTTCCGGCAAGCTCGGCATTCCGGTCGGCATCTCGAAGTTCTGGTTCACCGCCAGGAACTCACCGTGCGGCAAGCACGACACTGCCGGACACGGCATCCGTCTTTATCCGACCGGTCCCCAGACCGGAGAGACGATTACGAACTCGCAGAGCTGCGCCGGCTGGCACACGTACACCGAGCAGCCGGCAAGCGCCGCGAAGCTGAAGAGCATTCTCACGGATCTGAAGTCGGGCAGCTACGTCAGTCCTCCGGTGGAGGCCAACGTCGACAGCTTTCAGTTCACCGGGGGCGCGGTTGCGACAGCGTTCAACAACATGAAGCTGCTCTACGAGACGAGCAAGAACAGCTCGGGTACATGGACGACGATCGTGCCGGTTTACGAAGCCGCCGATTGCGCCAACCCGCAGGGAGCGATCAAGATCGTCGGATTCGCGACAGCCTATATTTATTCGGTCACGACTTCGCCGGCCAATACGATCGATGCCACCATCGACTGTAACATCGTCGACTTTGGCGAAGGCGGCGGCGACGACTATGGTACCCTGGTTGGCAGCCCGGGTATGGTCCAATAG
- a CDS encoding P-loop NTPase has translation MTGRIGVRLEIYNDSVRQALEQYVGALPDFVLRREDETSLPQLLVLELDATDPDETFARIRTVQQSSPSTEIFITSARMDPQLLLEVLRAGVKEFLTQPLRPDEVQQAFQRFRERHVEAGAVDTRRSGKVISIVGGKAGIGTTTIAASLAAALRANGAAVAIVDLNLRGGDVPAFFDINPIRSLRDLDLDLSRLDHAFLSEMLSKHASGVEVLPLGDSELSGGHVTSECVDRCVKMMRSMFDFVVVDCGHNIDMSSYAALTLSTHVLLVAVLTVPVVRRTKRLLDALRGEEGSGLDPNVISLIVNRYADRDELILTEARKVLGLKAQWKLPQDFEAAVDALNGGQPVVSHAPRSALSKEIKKIAAELYTPESGASRTSFLSGMFRSVSDRITKPTPSVA, from the coding sequence ATGACGGGAAGAATTGGGGTACGACTCGAAATCTACAACGACAGCGTTCGGCAGGCGCTGGAACAGTATGTCGGGGCGTTGCCGGATTTCGTGCTTCGCCGCGAAGACGAAACCTCCCTTCCCCAGTTGCTCGTTCTGGAGCTCGACGCGACCGATCCGGACGAGACGTTCGCTCGCATCCGGACCGTCCAGCAGTCCTCGCCGTCGACGGAGATCTTCATTACCTCCGCGCGGATGGATCCGCAGCTGCTGCTCGAGGTCCTGCGCGCGGGCGTCAAGGAGTTCCTGACCCAGCCCCTGCGGCCGGACGAAGTCCAGCAGGCCTTCCAGCGTTTTCGCGAACGGCACGTCGAGGCGGGCGCCGTCGATACGCGTCGCAGCGGCAAGGTCATCTCGATCGTCGGCGGCAAGGCCGGCATCGGCACGACGACGATTGCAGCGAGCCTGGCCGCCGCGCTGCGGGCCAACGGCGCGGCCGTTGCGATCGTCGATCTCAATCTCCGCGGCGGTGACGTCCCGGCGTTCTTCGACATCAACCCGATCCGCAGCCTGCGCGATCTCGACCTCGACCTTTCGCGCCTCGACCATGCGTTCCTGAGCGAGATGCTGTCCAAGCACGCATCCGGCGTCGAAGTGCTTCCGCTCGGCGATTCGGAGCTGTCCGGCGGGCACGTCACGTCCGAATGCGTGGATCGCTGCGTCAAAATGATGCGCAGCATGTTCGACTTCGTCGTGGTCGACTGCGGCCACAACATCGACATGTCCTCGTACGCTGCGCTCACGCTGTCGACGCACGTGCTGCTGGTCGCCGTGCTGACGGTTCCGGTCGTGCGCCGCACCAAACGCCTCCTCGACGCGCTGCGCGGTGAGGAAGGCTCCGGGCTCGACCCGAACGTGATCAGCCTGATCGTCAATCGCTACGCCGATCGCGACGAGCTGATCCTGACCGAAGCCCGCAAGGTTCTCGGTCTCAAGGCGCAGTGGAAGCTGCCGCAGGATTTCGAGGCGGCGGTCGACGCGTTGAACGGCGGGCAGCCGGTGGTGAGCCACGCTCCGAGGTCTGCACTGTCGAAGGAGATCAAGAAGATCGCCGCCGAGCTGTACACGCCGGAGTCCGGTGCGTCACGAACGTCGTTCCTGTCGGGCATGTTCCGGTCGGTCAGCGACCGGATCACGAAGCCGACACCATCGGTAGCCTGA
- a CDS encoding CpaF family protein, protein MTGASPSLAGYHELKGRVHERVIEVLDLSAAAALDEESLKRELGRLIQRILTEEQVPLNMREKEQLVVDIQNEVLGYGPLEPLLNDQTISDILVNNYQNVYVERAGKLHRADCRFRDDVHLRKIIDRIVSGVGRRIDESMPMVDARLPDGSRVNAIIPPLSLDGPAVSIRKFSRDPLMLGDLINKKSLTPEIGEVLQRIVRARLNVIISGGTGTGKTTILNILSGFIPGDERIITIEDSAELQLRQEHIVRLETRPPNVEGKGEITQRDLVKNCLRMRPDRIILGEIRSGEALDMLQAMNTGHDGSLTTVHANTPRDALTRIETMVAMAGLNLPTKAMRHYIASAIDVLIQMTRMSDGTRKLTSLSEITGMEGEVVTLNDVFAFTQSGIDGQGRVKGKFAATGIRPKFVQKFESLGLHVPPDLFNPHRIYEI, encoded by the coding sequence TTGACGGGAGCCAGCCCTTCGCTGGCGGGTTACCACGAGCTCAAAGGCCGCGTCCATGAGCGTGTGATCGAAGTCCTCGATCTCTCTGCAGCAGCTGCTCTCGACGAAGAGTCTCTCAAGCGCGAGCTCGGCCGCCTCATCCAGCGCATCCTCACGGAAGAACAAGTCCCGCTCAACATGCGGGAGAAAGAGCAGCTCGTCGTCGACATCCAGAACGAGGTGCTCGGATACGGACCGCTCGAGCCGCTGCTGAACGACCAGACCATCTCCGACATCCTCGTCAACAATTACCAGAACGTCTACGTCGAGCGCGCGGGCAAGCTGCACCGCGCCGACTGCCGCTTCCGCGACGACGTTCACCTGCGCAAGATCATCGACCGCATCGTCAGCGGCGTCGGCCGCCGCATCGACGAGTCGATGCCGATGGTCGACGCACGCCTTCCGGACGGATCCCGAGTCAACGCGATCATTCCGCCGCTGTCGCTCGACGGCCCGGCGGTCTCGATTCGTAAGTTCAGCCGCGACCCGCTGATGCTCGGCGACCTCATCAACAAGAAGTCGCTGACTCCCGAGATCGGCGAAGTGCTTCAGCGCATCGTCCGCGCCCGCCTGAACGTGATCATCTCGGGCGGTACCGGCACCGGAAAGACGACGATCCTGAACATCCTCTCCGGGTTCATCCCCGGCGACGAGCGCATCATCACGATCGAGGACTCGGCCGAATTGCAGCTGCGCCAGGAGCACATCGTGCGGCTCGAGACGCGTCCTCCGAACGTCGAAGGCAAGGGCGAAATCACGCAGCGCGATCTCGTCAAGAACTGCCTGCGTATGCGCCCCGACCGCATCATCCTCGGCGAAATTCGAAGCGGCGAAGCACTGGACATGCTCCAGGCCATGAACACCGGTCACGACGGATCGCTGACCACCGTCCACGCCAACACGCCGCGCGACGCGCTCACCCGTATCGAGACGATGGTTGCCATGGCCGGCCTCAATCTGCCGACCAAGGCCATGCGTCACTACATCGCATCCGCCATCGACGTGCTGATCCAGATGACGCGTATGTCGGACGGCACGCGCAAACTGACGAGCCTGTCGGAGATCACCGGCATGGAAGGCGAGGTCGTCACGCTGAACGACGTCTTCGCGTTCACGCAGAGCGGCATCGACGGGCAGGGTCGCGTCAAGGGCAAGTTCGCGGCCACCGGCATCCGTCCGAAGTTCGTGCAGAAGTTCGAGTCCCTCGGCCTGCACGTGCCGCCCGATCTGTTCAATCCGCACCGCATCTACGAGATCTGA
- a CDS encoding type II secretion system F family protein produces the protein MSLPLLVSVAIFVSILLLIMGLYYLYDQAAYGDPTAAARRMRLTMDDEARAAAIDIVRRDAMNKDEWYTAFANRIALLAQVKKLLRQANSDMPVSVFLLITTVCGTIGAVLGIYGRFGTLWILGFAAGLGALPYAFQRRRRTKRLKSIEMQLPDALDLIARTLMAGHAFIMGLKMVSEQMDDPIRTEFRKAFDEISFGVSVAEAMKDLSQRVDLIDLKFFVTSLLVQLETGGNLAEIIQGIASLIRSRFELYGKIQTLSAEGRISALVMFVLPFALGVALYLVNPTYISLLWSDPAGIKMLKGGFFFMLLGLYVTRRMIAIKV, from the coding sequence ATGTCGCTGCCGCTGCTCGTATCCGTTGCCATCTTCGTCTCGATCCTGCTGCTGATCATGGGCCTGTACTACCTGTACGACCAGGCCGCCTACGGCGATCCGACCGCTGCCGCGCGCCGCATGCGGCTGACGATGGACGACGAAGCCCGCGCCGCCGCGATCGACATCGTACGTCGCGACGCGATGAACAAGGACGAGTGGTACACCGCGTTCGCCAACCGGATTGCGCTGCTGGCACAGGTCAAGAAACTGCTGCGGCAGGCGAACAGCGACATGCCGGTCAGCGTGTTCCTGCTGATCACGACGGTGTGCGGCACGATCGGTGCGGTGCTCGGGATTTACGGACGTTTCGGCACGTTGTGGATCCTGGGATTCGCCGCCGGCCTTGGTGCGCTTCCGTACGCGTTCCAGCGTCGACGGCGCACGAAGCGCCTCAAATCCATCGAAATGCAGCTTCCGGATGCACTCGACCTGATCGCCCGCACGCTCATGGCCGGACACGCGTTCATCATGGGCCTGAAGATGGTCAGCGAGCAAATGGACGATCCCATCCGCACGGAATTCCGAAAAGCGTTCGACGAAATCAGTTTCGGCGTCTCGGTGGCCGAAGCGATGAAAGACCTGTCGCAGCGCGTCGACCTGATCGATCTCAAGTTTTTCGTGACGTCGCTTCTCGTGCAGCTCGAGACCGGCGGTAATCTTGCCGAAATCATCCAGGGCATCGCGTCGCTGATCCGTTCGCGCTTCGAGCTCTACGGAAAGATCCAGACGCTCTCGGCAGAAGGCAGGATTTCCGCCCTGGTCATGTTCGTGCTGCCGTTCGCGCTGGGCGTGGCGCTCTACCTCGTCAACCCCACGTACATTTCTCTGCTGTGGTCCGATCCCGCCGGAATCAAAATGCTCAAAGGTGGATTCTTCTTCATGCTCCTCGGACTTTACGTCACCCGGCGCATGATCGCGATCAAGGTCTGA
- a CDS encoding type II secretion system F family protein has translation MEPDPTNTTPLLYISMAAFASCFIAVYAIAEFVDLARKRRETRARVIGSGGTDGTNRQEEKTGFGYFRELIVGMLKRIGEANQGNEKAPQGSALAQRLMSAGYRREAAPSIFTGVKVLFAVVLPAVVFILPVHALDEAPILQSSLMYLALAAVGLYGPELWLYQTAKTRKTRITNGFPDALDLLVVCIEAGLGLDAAIFRTGVELALPHPDLCEELHLVSLELRAGLPRAQALTNLGWRADIPEVKSLVALLIQTDRFGTSVGQALRVHSDAMRTARTQRAEEMAGKLPVKLLFPLMFFIFPSIFIVILGPAVIQGVRILLPALAGK, from the coding sequence ATGGAACCGGATCCGACCAATACAACGCCGCTTCTGTATATCTCCATGGCCGCGTTCGCGTCGTGCTTCATCGCCGTCTACGCGATCGCCGAGTTCGTCGACCTTGCGCGCAAGCGGCGCGAGACGAGGGCCCGCGTGATCGGCTCGGGCGGCACCGACGGCACCAACCGACAGGAAGAGAAGACCGGATTCGGATACTTCCGCGAGCTCATCGTCGGCATGCTCAAGCGCATCGGCGAGGCCAACCAGGGTAACGAGAAAGCGCCGCAGGGCTCCGCGCTCGCGCAGCGCCTGATGAGCGCCGGATACCGGCGCGAAGCGGCTCCGTCGATCTTCACCGGCGTCAAGGTGCTGTTCGCCGTCGTCCTGCCGGCCGTTGTCTTCATCCTGCCGGTGCACGCACTCGACGAAGCTCCGATCCTGCAGAGCTCGCTCATGTACCTCGCGCTGGCTGCGGTCGGCCTGTACGGGCCGGAGCTGTGGCTCTACCAGACTGCGAAGACGCGCAAGACCCGCATCACGAACGGCTTTCCCGACGCGCTTGATCTGCTCGTCGTGTGCATCGAAGCCGGTCTCGGCCTTGACGCGGCAATCTTTCGTACCGGTGTCGAGCTCGCGCTGCCGCATCCGGACCTGTGCGAGGAGCTGCATCTCGTTTCGCTCGAGCTTCGTGCGGGTCTTCCGCGCGCGCAGGCGCTGACAAACCTCGGCTGGCGCGCCGACATTCCCGAAGTGAAAAGCCTCGTCGCACTGCTGATCCAGACCGACCGCTTCGGAACGAGCGTCGGTCAGGCGCTGCGCGTGCATTCCGATGCGATGCGCACGGCGCGCACGCAGCGCGCGGAGGAGATGGCAGGCAAGCTTCCGGTCAAGCTGCTCTTTCCGCTGATGTTCTTCATCTTCCCGTCGATTTTCATCGTGATTCTCGGTCCTGCAGTCATCCAGGGCGTGCGGATCCTGCTGCCCGCACTCGCCGGCAAGTAG
- a CDS encoding tetratricopeptide repeat protein yields the protein MKTGTKRFAGIAIMLAAGALLGGCSVPKFLQEPFEKGVYEDIMERQAQGVPVEEDTLKNLPSMTAADYEKLGDTYLTRGQMGLARSKYQKALELHPGDWKLEYKIGTVYLRQDMPGEALPYFQSMTRHDPSNSRGWEGEGRALLATKDHEGAEAALKKAVRLESGNWKAQQALGMLYDDLGRPDDAIVAYKAALRVRPVEASILNNLGVAYYLKKDYPQSIETLEKALRTARPEDRRRVYNNLGRAYARSGQYPRAVDSFRRGSELAVAYNNVGIVLLEQDKPSEAAGCFEKAMKVSTHFYAAAQENLVIARDRAKAGGSGRGETACP from the coding sequence GTGAAGACTGGTACGAAAAGGTTCGCAGGGATCGCGATCATGCTGGCAGCAGGCGCCCTTCTGGGCGGTTGCTCGGTGCCGAAGTTTCTCCAGGAGCCGTTCGAGAAGGGTGTCTACGAAGACATCATGGAGCGTCAGGCGCAGGGCGTTCCGGTCGAGGAAGACACGCTCAAGAATCTTCCGTCGATGACCGCCGCCGACTACGAAAAGCTCGGCGACACCTACCTGACACGCGGTCAGATGGGCCTTGCACGGTCGAAATACCAGAAAGCGCTCGAGCTGCATCCCGGTGACTGGAAGCTCGAGTACAAGATCGGCACCGTTTATCTGCGCCAGGACATGCCCGGCGAAGCGCTTCCGTATTTCCAGTCGATGACCAGGCACGATCCGTCGAACTCACGCGGCTGGGAAGGCGAGGGACGAGCGCTGCTGGCGACCAAGGATCACGAAGGAGCCGAAGCCGCGCTCAAGAAAGCCGTCCGCCTCGAGTCGGGAAACTGGAAGGCACAGCAGGCGCTCGGGATGCTGTACGACGATCTCGGCCGCCCCGACGATGCGATCGTCGCATACAAGGCCGCGCTTCGCGTGCGCCCCGTCGAAGCCTCGATCCTGAACAACCTCGGCGTCGCGTACTACCTGAAGAAAGACTATCCGCAGTCGATCGAGACGCTCGAGAAAGCGCTACGCACGGCCCGGCCCGAAGATCGCCGGCGCGTCTACAACAACCTCGGCCGCGCATACGCCCGCTCGGGACAGTATCCGCGCGCCGTCGACTCGTTCCGCCGCGGCTCCGAGCTGGCCGTCGCGTACAACAACGTCGGCATCGTGCTGCTCGAGCAGGACAAGCCGTCGGAAGCCGCCGGTTGTTTCGAGAAAGCGATGAAGGTGAGCACGCACTTCTATGCGGCGGCGCAGGAAAACCTCGTCATCGCACGCGACCGCGCGAAAGCCGGCGGATCGGGCCGCGGCGAAACCGCCTGTCCCTGA
- a CDS encoding NADPH:quinone oxidoreductase family protein — MRAVVCKEFGPPESLVVDEVPSPELGSGQVRIGVDACGINFPDTLIIENKYQFKPSLPFSPGGEAAGVITEIGDGVSGWKIGDRVIAMCGWGGFVEEMVMDPSRLMRTPEAMDSITAAGFTMTYGTSHYALKDRAALRAGETLLVLGAAGGVGLAAVEIGKAMGARVIAAASSDEKLEVCRRYGADECVNYERENLKDRIREITAGHGADVIYDPVGGDLFDVAFRTIGWEGRYLVIGFAAGRIPSLPMNLVLLKGCQVVGVFWGAFTARDPERNQQNLAELAEWCANGTLKPLVSATYPLEQAGTALRSMLDRKVTGKVVLVTNRDAA, encoded by the coding sequence ATGCGCGCGGTTGTCTGCAAGGAATTCGGTCCACCCGAATCGCTCGTCGTTGACGAGGTCCCGTCGCCCGAGCTCGGCTCCGGCCAGGTTCGCATCGGCGTCGATGCCTGCGGGATCAATTTTCCCGACACGCTGATCATCGAGAACAAGTACCAGTTCAAGCCTTCGCTTCCGTTCTCGCCGGGCGGCGAGGCTGCCGGCGTGATCACCGAGATCGGCGACGGAGTCTCCGGCTGGAAGATCGGCGATCGTGTCATTGCGATGTGCGGCTGGGGCGGATTCGTCGAAGAGATGGTGATGGACCCGTCGCGCCTGATGCGCACGCCCGAGGCCATGGACAGCATCACCGCCGCCGGCTTCACGATGACGTACGGGACGTCGCATTATGCGCTCAAGGACCGGGCCGCTCTGCGCGCGGGCGAGACGCTGCTGGTCCTTGGAGCAGCCGGCGGCGTCGGTCTGGCCGCGGTCGAGATCGGAAAAGCGATGGGCGCGCGGGTGATCGCTGCCGCGAGCAGCGACGAAAAGCTCGAGGTCTGCCGCCGCTACGGCGCGGACGAATGCGTGAACTACGAGCGCGAAAACCTGAAGGACAGGATTCGCGAGATCACCGCCGGGCACGGCGCCGACGTGATCTACGATCCGGTCGGCGGCGACCTGTTCGACGTCGCGTTCCGAACGATCGGCTGGGAAGGGCGCTATCTGGTCATCGGGTTTGCTGCCGGACGCATTCCGTCGCTGCCGATGAACCTGGTGCTGCTCAAGGGTTGCCAAGTGGTCGGCGTATTCTGGGGAGCGTTCACCGCACGCGATCCCGAGCGCAACCAGCAGAACCTTGCCGAGCTCGCCGAGTGGTGCGCGAACGGAACGCTGAAACCGCTCGTCAGTGCGACCTATCCGCTCGAGCAGGCCGGAACCGCTCTTCGATCGATGCTCGATCGCAAGGTCACTGGCAAGGTCGTCCTCGTCACGAACCGGGACGCGGCCTGA
- a CDS encoding D-alanyl-D-alanine carboxypeptidase, giving the protein MPFPPRAMRQLVSRRLRQYRTLLVPFVVLSASLAAPPPMACAYSVPLIWHVETDDGKTVDSHDADQPVNPASVVKLATSLRALETLGPDRRFTTTFGVVDSGAANNASVEGLVVEGGADPDFHFENALMVARELVSAGVVNVHGDLHVGATFWMGWERGTVGREPDPIKRRLDMGRRLLAAWSPSTWTAEEKKSWAEIAEKRHWDPAHPPAIHVSGGPRTDMPPKWRPVVEHRSEPLIVALRRFNVFSNNDIERLDASIGPASELSAFFEKRWGADGRKTSFATSSGLNANRMTPRLIVRLLRDLRASLAAKGHVPADMMPVLGCGESTLYELFPRLRESGDANGLVGKTGTLNLQDGGVSALAGFVPVSPGLLFFVAAPGAGNELPKARGAEEDFVRTVLLRAGPVPPVKCPAPVPTSADEASVVRVTR; this is encoded by the coding sequence ATGCCGTTTCCGCCGCGCGCAATGCGCCAGCTCGTGTCCCGGCGGCTGCGGCAATACCGCACGCTGCTCGTGCCGTTCGTCGTGCTCTCCGCTTCGCTCGCGGCGCCGCCGCCGATGGCGTGCGCGTACAGCGTGCCGCTGATCTGGCACGTCGAGACCGACGACGGCAAGACCGTCGATTCGCACGACGCCGACCAGCCGGTCAATCCGGCCTCGGTCGTCAAGCTCGCAACCTCGCTGCGCGCGCTCGAAACGCTCGGCCCCGATCGCCGCTTCACGACGACGTTCGGAGTCGTCGATTCCGGCGCGGCGAACAACGCCAGTGTGGAGGGCCTTGTCGTCGAGGGCGGAGCCGATCCCGACTTCCACTTCGAGAACGCGCTGATGGTGGCGCGCGAGCTCGTGAGCGCCGGCGTCGTCAATGTTCACGGCGACCTGCACGTCGGCGCGACGTTCTGGATGGGATGGGAGCGCGGCACCGTCGGCCGCGAGCCGGATCCGATCAAGCGCCGGCTCGACATGGGACGCCGCCTGCTGGCGGCATGGTCGCCGTCGACGTGGACCGCCGAGGAAAAGAAGAGCTGGGCCGAGATTGCCGAAAAACGGCACTGGGATCCCGCGCATCCTCCGGCCATCCACGTGTCGGGAGGCCCGCGCACCGACATGCCGCCGAAATGGCGACCGGTCGTCGAGCATCGCTCCGAGCCGCTCATCGTTGCGCTCCGGCGCTTCAACGTTTTCTCGAACAATGACATCGAACGTCTCGACGCATCGATCGGACCGGCTTCGGAGCTCTCGGCTTTCTTCGAAAAGCGCTGGGGCGCGGACGGCCGCAAGACGAGCTTCGCGACGTCGTCGGGACTGAATGCCAACCGCATGACGCCACGCCTGATCGTGCGTCTTCTTCGCGATCTGCGCGCATCGCTCGCCGCCAAGGGGCACGTTCCGGCCGACATGATGCCGGTCCTCGGCTGCGGCGAGAGCACGCTCTACGAGCTCTTTCCTCGGCTGCGCGAGAGCGGCGATGCCAACGGGCTCGTCGGCAAGACCGGCACGCTCAACCTCCAGGACGGCGGCGTCTCGGCGCTGGCCGGATTCGTGCCGGTCAGCCCCGGCCTGCTGTTCTTCGTGGCCGCGCCGGGGGCCGGAAACGAGCTGCCGAAGGCGAGGGGAGCCGAGGAGGACTTCGTCCGCACGGTTCTGCTGCGCGCCGGACCGGTTCCGCCCGTGAAATGTCCTGCACCGGTCCCGACTTCGGCCGACGAGGCAAGCGTCGTGCGCGTGACGCGCTGA
- a CDS encoding DUF1566 domain-containing protein, producing MKTHKFLSRILTVAILATAAASPAQVCMPAHDCGDINDDSQVSVADALSVLRRAIGLTVTLSCSCNGGEQCPIGGLTETGQTTCWDPLDVSFPIDTIDCATSATVQDGKIKAGVTNQFIDNGNGTITDTRSTLTWEKLSDDSDPLHDYDNATYQWSGAYNKILQLNNSAFAGHTDWRLPNIRELTTLLDFSATNVGGAPNTFPIFNSGCASGCTPLACSCTKSASYWTSTTTQPSPQNAWYISFQNGQTTNTTKTVYQYVRAVRGGY from the coding sequence ATGAAAACACACAAGTTCCTGTCCCGAATCCTGACGGTCGCGATCCTCGCGACAGCCGCAGCATCGCCCGCACAGGTCTGCATGCCGGCTCACGACTGCGGCGACATCAACGACGATTCGCAGGTCAGCGTTGCCGACGCCCTGAGCGTCCTGCGGCGTGCGATCGGGCTGACGGTCACCCTGTCCTGCTCGTGCAACGGCGGTGAGCAGTGCCCGATCGGCGGGCTTACCGAGACCGGGCAGACGACCTGCTGGGATCCGCTCGACGTCAGCTTTCCGATCGACACGATCGACTGCGCGACGTCCGCCACGGTACAGGACGGCAAGATCAAGGCCGGCGTCACCAATCAGTTCATCGACAACGGCAACGGCACCATCACCGACACGCGCTCGACGCTGACCTGGGAAAAGCTCTCCGACGACAGCGATCCGCTGCACGACTACGACAATGCGACCTACCAGTGGTCGGGCGCGTACAACAAGATCCTCCAGCTCAACAACAGCGCGTTCGCCGGTCACACCGACTGGAGACTGCCGAACATCCGCGAGCTGACGACGCTGCTCGACTTCAGCGCGACCAACGTCGGCGGCGCGCCGAACACGTTCCCGATCTTCAACAGCGGATGCGCGTCCGGCTGCACGCCACTGGCCTGCAGCTGCACCAAGTCCGCGTCGTACTGGACGTCGACCACCACGCAGCCGAGCCCGCAGAACGCGTGGTACATCTCGTTCCAGAACGGACAGACCACCAACACGACCAAGACCGTGTACCAGTACGTGCGCGCGGTCCGCGGCGGCTACTAG